A region of the Babylonia areolata isolate BAREFJ2019XMU chromosome 10, ASM4173473v1, whole genome shotgun sequence genome:
tgtcTAAAACAACGATTCGTTGCAAGCACGATCCGCGACATCAACAAGATCATGGTACGGCTGCCTAGACCTGATTTATTTAAATCTAGTCTCACGTACTCTTTTGGATGTCTCTGGAAGAACGAATCTTGTCTAGtttcaatgttcatacaagtctcaATGTTTTCAATCAAAAGGTATCATGAATATCTGATGGAATACGTTGCTAATTCTATATAGAAATTAAGTATCTGATGGAAAATTTAgctatttctgtctatgaattaaGAAATTCATGTGATGGTActgttctcaaagacgtctttctccctccctccctctgtgtctctgtttgtctttatgtctgtttgtctgtcttaattttctctacattttttccgcgcatatacgttattctgaagagtgtgtttgcgtttatgtgtaaAATTTCCATGTCGTcatttccatgatttgtaatgaatgtgatgctttgatttttttcttcctttttcgtttgatgttatgtgatgctatttgcaattcatttgtttacttcccccccccaattttctccttttgggggctggatgaaaaaaagcattgttgcttattcgattactctcagaaataaaattcattcattcattctctctctctctctctctctctctctctctctctctctctctctctctctctctccatctctctcgcttcctctctgtctgtctttccactggCCCAGCAATTCatgaattctctctgtctgtctgtctgtctgcctctaaatctctttctgtctgtaactCCCTGTCTCACTAATTCGctcactcattctctttctctctgtctctctctctctctctctctctctctctctctctctctcacacacacactctctctctctctctctctctctctttatctgtctctgtctctgtctctttctcccctctgttccTCTGCCCTCACACCCTCAGGGCTTCCTTCGAAATCATTATTAGGGATCAGGTGGACATCAGTAACGACCGGAAATTATTGCTTTGGCgatgtgtgtgtttacgtctgaagtctggctgtctctgtctgtctgttcatctgtctatgtgtgtctatgctttctctgtctccctttccccatctctccctccttccctggaggtatattatatatgtatatgtatttatagatagatagatagacatgtgtgtgtgagtgagtgagtgagtgtgtgtgtgtgtgtgtgtgtgtgtgtgtgtgtgtgtccgcgtccgcgtccgcgcgcgtgtgtatatgtgcgtgttgttcttgttcttgttcttttttatgtatggtTTCCATATGCAGATGAAGCTTAAACTAAGAACATCAATATCAACTTACCACTCTTGGAATGTTAAGTATTATATTGACCTGATGCTAATTTACCGAGTTGTCATTCGAATGTTGTGTTTGTATGCTGATACATTTACGTttgcccttgtgtgtgtacttatgcagACACTTGTTAATTGTATGCTTGTTcatgcatgtatttattcatttatttagaccGATTTCATCCCCGCTGTTTTAGCATCCATTACTTGTTTTCTGGTGTCTGGCTGctaagtgtgtttgtgtcaacGTTTGACTGTCGTTTACCCGCCATTAAGGCACCCTTACCTCATCTTCTGAGAACGTTCTATGATGGTGAGTCTCCAAACCCTTCTGCATTTGTCTTCAAGAAAGCACTGAGGGCCCAGTAGATGTGTATGCATAATACTGATCTTGAAATCGGACAGTTGATTTCCACCCTTAGCGCACTACCAGGTGGTgcatccgtgattcgaacccaggactctcagattgacagtgctATATTCTATCGACGTAGCTCAAACTcagcgtgcttttgtgtgtgtgtgtgtgtgtgtgtgtgtgtgctgtcccatcatctgcaccgtttcagtggtattactcccacgccgctcatttaaattcccccatacacggccacacccaggttcgtccgtcgcagttccagcgtcggcagtccacagggaaccatcgttgttaggtcgccaggaggccacacaccagaggagaccctgcactgctgctgagtcactttggtggtgttcagtggtgcctgttctgatttaacgtacttaggacaccacctactaagcccccaactaacgacaataatggcttagtcgcggagacaGGCGTGCTATATCTTATTTTCAGTTTttgcaattttttgttgttgaaaacctACGTCTTTGAAGTAATGTAGAAAAAGACTAAAGAACATCGCCGCGCCATTGCATTGTTCTTATTGTGTACTTATCGTCTCAGTTgttttcttgtgcgtgtgtgtatgtgtttgtgtcaaagtcaaagtcaaagtcaaaatgttTATTTCAAGATTGTAACTGAATAAAAAGAAAgggcttttttttacatcaagccacctgaaaaaaaggaggaagtaGATATTAAGAAGATTAAATACATACTCAAATATAAATGCATACATGCAAGAATAAtgagataatgaaatacacagtatgcacagtatgtgtatgtgtgcgcacgcttgcgtgtgtgattgtgtgtgtgaattgaaatatacagaatgtgtatgtgtgcgcacgcgcgcgtgtgtgattgtgtgtgtgagaatgtctgtgtgtctgtgtatatctatatacgtgtgtgtgtctgtgtgtgtgcgtgtatgtgtgtgtgtgcagagagaaagagtatgtttgtgtgtgtgtgttgtgtgtgtgtgtgtgtgcgagtcagggagagacagagtgtgtgtgtgagtgagttagaagaagagagagacaaagagagagagagtgtgtgtatgtgtgagaatgtgtgtgtgtgtgtgtgtgtgtgtgtgtgtttacccacaTTTGTAAAGCTCCTACAGCCCTGTTTAgaaaataggcgctatataaattcttcttctcctttttcttcttcttcgttttcgttttcgtcttcttcttagtagtagtactgTTGGTCCaggtagttgttgtcgttgttgaagttgtagaagcagaagtagtagtaatagtaacggtggtggtggtgggggcagtagTACTATTGTCGTGACTTTGACTGGCTCATTGACGGTCGAACCACCCATCCACTTGTGGTACGGTACACAACCAACCCAtctgttgcagtttcagtttcagtttcagtagctcaaggaggcgtcactgcgttcggacaaatccatatacgctacaccacatctgccaagcagatgcctgaccagcagcgtaacccaacgagcttagtcaggccttgagaaaaaaaaaataataaaaataaaataataataatagataaatacataaaaaagaactactactaataataataataatatgtataaggcgcaaaaacttgatgaagtcaactacaggcgtacaaaaaaaaagaaagaaaaaaaaagaataaatacataaatatataaataactaacttactaataataatataaaaaataataataaataaataaatagataaatgaataaataaataataataataataaataaaatagataaataaataaattaaataaataaataacaaaagacaacaatgatgataaataagcaaataaatgtaaaaaaaatctgTTGCAGCATCGTGTCGGCGGCGATGAGGTGCCTGGAGGAGGCGAGGAGGGACTGTGACGACGCCGGCTATGAGAACCTGCCGGACTTCATCGTCCAGGGcctggaggagaagagaaagaacatgaCCAGCTACATAGCCACGTACTGTGGTGAGAACactactcctactactcctactactactactactacctcttccTACTCTTCCGGTCCCGTGCAGCAGGTCGGAAAAGGTatcagttgttgttattgtttagaGTTCTACCCGGAGCCTGTGTTCTGCCTTGAGAAATAAACATTCATTGTGAACTGTCAgggatttggtgtgtgtggggtggggtgtctgttCTGGTCATCAACTGCCACATGGTATCGAgatttccctcttctttcttgcttttttctccctgggtttttttgttttgtttttctttcttcaatagATCATTCCTAGCAAAACAACATACACTAACTTTGAATGGGGAATAGAGCATTTTTGATCAATCATGGTagatgctaatatatatatattttttatatatatcaaaatatagCGCTATTGAGATGGAACTCGGAAAGGAACTTTCGtcacttgtgtgaatgtgtgtgtgtatggtggggggagagagagagagagagagccgaaagtCCCGCAAGTTTGCTTTGTTTATCACGAAcactcactttaaaaaaaataatatatgtgGGTATTTATGCATATATAGATGCACATAAGCATTTTCGTGGAATGGAAAATCCTGGAatttgttaatttttgttttcccctacacaaaatggaaaaaaaaagtataaatagaactcttttttttttaaataaaaagaacagaGGGGAAGAACAAAATTACGAAGAAGtcaacaataaccaaacaataCACAAAGACAGTGGCAGTTGATGTGACCACCCCCccgaacaccccccctccccgccccttccccccgaaagcggagtatggctgcctacatgacgggataaaaaacggtcatacacgtaaaagcccactcgtgtacatacgagtgaacgcgggagttgcagcccacgaacgcagaagaagaagatgtgatcccccaccctccccttctctcctcctcctcgtccagcCCTGACAGTTCATAATATCTATTATTATTCATCACCAACTAACTGTtcaaggggtaagggggggggggggatgttcatgATGAAACATCTCCAtcactcctcctcaccccctcactttctcaccacctttgttttgttttttttcttttcacctgCTGTTTTGGGGACCATTTCCATCCACTTCCGCATGCTttcatcccgattcgcctatcactaaagTTGATAAATTCAGTTCGCCTAGCCCCATTTCGCCTAGTCCCGATTTGCCTGAAACTAAAAAGTTTGTGTTCTCAGTTCGTCCAGATCCATTTCGCCTCTTCCCGATTTGCCTGTTACTAAAGTTCCTGTTCAGTTCGCCTTGTCCCATTTCGCCTCTTCCCGATTGACCTATAAGTAAAAAATGGTGTTCTCAATTCGCCAAGTCCCATTTCGCCTAATCCCAGTTCGTCTATCACTGAAGTTAGCGTTCTCAGTTCGCCGTGCCCCAGTTTGCCTTTAACTGAAGTTGGTGTTCTCAATTCGTTTTGCCTTGCCCCAGTTTGCCTATAACTAAAATTGGTGTTCTCAGTTCGCCTAGTCCCAGTTTGCCTGTAACTGAAGTTGGTGTTTTCAGTTCGCCTAGTCCCAGTTTGCCTATAACTAAAGTTGGTGTCCTCAGTTTGCCCAGTCCCATTTCGCCTATAACTAATGTTGGTGTTCTCAGTTCGCCTTGTCCCAGTTCGCCTATAACTAAAGTTGGTGTTCTCAGTTCGTCCCTTCCTGATCAGTTTGCCTTTGAATCCCGATTCGTCTATTTCCGgtttgtcagtgcatgtgtgtgtgtgtgtgtgtctgtgtttgagggtgtgtgtgtgtgtgtgtgtgtgtgtgtaaaaaaagaaacaataatcttcttttcttcattcgcttgtgtgtatgtgagtgtgtgtgtgtgcatgtttgtgttagagagagagagagagagagagagaggaagaaagatgatagatacgtacacacagagagacgagagaaagagagagagagagagagacgaggcgaAACGGCAAAGAAGTCAAACTCTCAAGAAGGCCATTGAGAGTTGCGGCACGATCACAGGGTAGGCGAACTGGAAATGGGCGAATCGGACCTGCTCCTAGCACTTCACGTTTGTCACAGCGGCTCTGCCAGTGCACAGCAGCACGGACACCAACACTTGACACCGCTTCTGACTTGCTGCATGCTAGAGAACAATAATTATTCAGCGTGCtgcgtctttttctttctttttaattttttttaatttttattattattttttttttgttaatgtctGTTCGGTTTTCCCCAGAAATATAACACGAATCTAttatgtcgcgcgcgcgcgcgcaatatgctgtcttagagagagagatgggggggtggggggggggggggggtggagggggggatattTCATTGATAgctaggtgagagagagatcaacagctaggtgtgtgaaggagagagagagatttcaatagCAGCGAGATGGCTCTTTCAAACttgatccctttttttttctttgtgtgctgcTTTAAGAGTGCAGTCGATGAATATGGCTGTACATTTTCAAGGCATGGTATTCATTtcagactttcacacacacacacacacaagccttcaTTATCAAACAAACCTTTTTGCTTAGAAGCTGCAATAGCCAGTGCATGACAAAGTAACTTGCGTGTGTCAAGAGGCCTTCACCAAAGCACTTTTTTCATGCCTTTCTTGCATTTTCCCACACAATCCAAAGAAATCATTAAGTGGTGTTATGATCATTTcacctagtagtagtagtagtagaagttgttgttgttgttgttgtatcattgtcataaatgttgttgttgtcgtcatcatcacacagTAAATCTTTttaagaggtgggggaggagggggaccttTTTAACACACAGGGGGACAGATGAGGAGGCAGAAAGGAAGAGATGAAGCAACAGAATGTGttataacaaagaaaacaagaaaggcaaagccttcaagactcacttgtgatacacttttaaaaaaaatccaagctttttatgtattgagtataatgcatttactgttatatttatattttttgtattctctaaacttggcactttgatctgatattcgacccaacaaaagatctgtcattaatatcattttttgttcaaacaggaacttcttttgctaaacgtggaagttttatttattgcaaacgttttggtgtaggaagtaaaacaagggaaattactctgctggggaacttagtttgctttaaactgatctttctcatcttaaacattacattttgaaattatactcaatacataaaaagcttgcattttttttaaaaaagtgcatcacaagtgagtcttgaaggccttgcctctcttgtttcaaaatgtaatgtttaagatgagaaagatcagtttaaagcaaattaactccactagcattacatagtaatttccctttttttctatctgcaccaaaacgtttgcaaaataaataaagcttccatgcttagcaaaataagttcctgtttgagccaaaaatgataataatgactgctctagctgttgggtcagaatatcagatcaaagtgccaagtttagagaatacaaaaaatataaatataacagtaaatgcagtttgcatataattaggcttcattctttatttttttttgtgcccatcccagaagcgcaatattgttttaaacaagatgactggaaaaaactgaatttttcctatttttatgccaaatttggtgtcaactgacaaagtagttgcagagaaaatgtcaatgttaaagtttaccacggacacacagccacacacacagacagacaaccgaacaccgggttaaaacatagactcactttgtttacacaagtgagtcaaaaacccctgTATAATCCAGAtgatgggtggggatggggttagtGGGGGATGTGAGGGCCCAGCACAATCTCCGGAGGTCGTGAAATTTATTCATCAATGACAGATACCCTCCCCTGCTCAGCAAACAACAAAAGAGACCAGGAGGCCTGTCGGATTAAgtagacaagataagacaaaacGTGCATATTAGTGATTATTAATTATTGATTTTCAAGAGACCTCCTGGGGTTACATGAAACGGTTACGTGTTTCCTGTAACTATAATAGCCAACATGTTGTCACAATCAGTTACAATGGCCACGTCAAATGATCTGATGATTGAGAGAGAAATCTGGAGGGAAAACAACAGttgcatcatcagcagcagcagcagcaacaacaacaccattagCAATGCATGTGGATAGAGGTGCACCTCGTGGAGATGAATCAGAATGCATTTATTTATGGTTAATAtcaaatacaaaatgcaatacaattcagtacagtacaatacaattcatccAACTGAAAATTGATAGCTGCATCACTTGAGTCACCGTTGTTATGAGATCACTCTTACGATGTAATTACATCACGAATCAAACACCGTCGTGATGACGTCATTTCCTTAATCACGTCATTGATACTGTGTGACAGGGACCAATGGCGGTGACGTCAGAGGCGTGAGCGTGACGGCTACGGTTGGGTGGGCACTGCTGCTGTCTGCGTTCCTGTCTCGGCAGTGAACCATGTCGCCTTGTTCTTCTCAGGAATTCCTAGCCGTTTGGGacccgtcatttttttttttttttttttaatcttctcttttttcttttttttctcggccTTTCTCTGAtactttttttattatcatattcAGTCGGTGTTAATTGTATATTTCGATGTtatatttgtttccttttgttatttcttttccaaaaaaaactgttttttattgttcttttttgttcgttttgttgttgttgttgccattttcAGTGTGCATTATTTCGTATTTCGTGTTTGGTAGTCGTGTTTTGATTGATCTTGTCGTGTTtaatcttgtttgttttgttggtttcataagtctttttgtttggttttatgcTCTGTGATTTCGTTTTCATTCAGTGtgcaattgtgttgttgtttttattcatggtatatatatttttttcttgtttgcttatttagttattttatttatgtGGGAAAAAAATATGTAGGAAAGTAACATCTCCCACGCCCATTCTTTttcataataaaaagaaaaagctgAAAGATTTGTCTGCAAGACTTTATCAACGCGAAAGTGTATTCTACATATCTTACAGCTCCGACTGAGCCGAAATAGTAATACTCGATAGAAGATAACatcggaggaggaagaagagaatgatattaaaaaaaaaaaaaacattaaaaaaaaacccacacttacATGCAACTTACATCTGAAAGTGGGacatttgtgtgttgtttttaatttaaaaaaaaaaataatgataggaAACGTGAGTAAGCAATAAATGAAGGAATATCCAGCCGTGCCAAAAATGACAAACTCAGTCTTTGATATCAGTATTATGTACCACAGCAAGATCTCTGACTGCACAGAAAGAAAATGTATACATTTATATTCATGTAATTACCTTTCAAGGTTCAAAGAAAGGGATGGCACAGTTTGTAAATATGGATATCGATTTTCCCTTGTAAAATCAACGACATCTTTAGGGAAAAGTGTTCTATAAACCAGGAAATGAAATTCTTCCATTTTTAACTAGGCCTATAGGATGTAGATAGAAACGTATTATTGATCTTTCCCATTCAGTACATACAGTATCAAGTGAACACTCCACtctgatttattgatttttttccacTCACCTTATGCTTTCTATTTCTCTTCTCAGCAGAGAAGAcccacttctcttttttttcttttttgaaattgAATACCTgtcttgtgtggtggtggtttttatcaGCTTTATCTTTGGCCTTGTGTTACTTCAGTTTTGAACTCGTGCGTCTTTTGCTGTTAACTGAGAAAGCGATCCACATTTGCTGCCAGATAGATTGAGGGGAGAATATTCGTTTGCATTACATAGTGTTGTTCCAGCAGATCTCATAATCAAAAACTTGGAGCAACAAGGAATTTGCCATGTGGATGGCAACATACTGTTTGACGTTTATGTCAATATCCGTTGAATTTGTACTCCCTTCGCGTGTATTCGAGTGCAGAAGGATATTTACAAATATACAATGATGAATACTGAAGACTGGTTTACGGTTCTTACACAGGTAGATAAAGTCACTGTTCGAACGCACGGTATTTTTGTAGCACGATAAACATCCAGTAAGTTATGCCAGATTTCATTTCGTTATCATGAAAACGTGAACATAACCGAAAGCTATATATGGACGTCTAAAGTATAGAAAGAGAACGGCCATACATGTGCAAACCTTCTCAAAATACCAGTGACGAGAAACATGCAGCCAATTAatacagaagagaaaaaagagtcaTCCTCTTAAGTTTAGTCTTTGTTTAAATTTGAgaagatgacttttttttctttctttttttttcaacaagttTGAGTCTTTgtttcgacgggcgcagtagccgagtggttaaagcgttggagtttcaatctcagagtcccgggttcgaatctcggtggcagcacctggtgggtaaagaatggagatttttccgatctcccaggtcaacatatgtgcagacctgctagtgcctgaacctccttcgtgtgtatacgcaagcagaagatcaaatacgcacgttaaaaatcctgtaatccatatcagcgttcggtgggttatggaagcaagaacatacccagcatgcacacccccgaaaaacggagtatggctgcctaaatggcgggttaaaagcggtcattcacgtaaaagcccactcgtgaacatacgagtgaacgtgggagttgcagtccgcgaacgaagaagaagagaagaagtatgtctttgtgttttaagttgtttgtttgttgtttttttaatttcacacacacacacgcacacacactttctttcagaTTCTTTTTATCTtaattctttctttatatctcatCTGttgttttatctattatttttttgttgtcatcGTTTGTATCAGTAACGATTGCCTTCTACCCTTTTTTTAGTTGTGCTCACTTGTTATTTTGTTATCCGTTTTGTTGTGATTGATTAGGCCTGTTATTGAAGGCTATCAGAACAAGTCAGTAAACTGCATCAGCTGTATGACTGGCAGTAAAGTTTGTGAAAGTTCTCTAACACAGCTGTGCACTTTTAGGAcatgctttgttgttttgttttagtccTATTGCTTATTAGCATTTGTACTTCGTACTTCTTTGTTCGTTTATGTGGGTGGTAATTTGGTGCTGAAGTTGTGAAGTGATTATGACTTCATTCCTTTGTTATTTTCCCCATTTGTTTGTTATGAGCATTCATTTCTGATTGGATGTGTTTGTTTCTGGATTTTCTGCCTCATGCTggtttgaataatttttttttctttgcagttTGGGTCAACATATGTACTAAGACTATTGGAGCTTA
Encoded here:
- the LOC143286518 gene encoding uncharacterized protein LOC143286518 isoform X1, with amino-acid sequence MLLTIAAAAVCARGTNRMTVWTSAKKVMTLWMVVWAVTYIPGCGGTVTCNAYDTCLPARKQVNLTDSIRNGHKQQVCVIVSAAMRCLEEARRDCDDAGYENLPDFIVQGLEEKRKNMTSYIATYCGENTTPTTPTTTTTTSSYSSGPVQQVGKGTNGGDVRGVSVTATVGWALLLSAFLSRQ
- the LOC143286518 gene encoding uncharacterized protein LOC143286518 isoform X2; protein product: MLLTIAAAAVCARGTNRMTVWTSAKKVMTLWMVVWAVTYIPGCGGTVTCNAYDTCLPARKQVNLTDSIRNGHKQQVCVIVSAAMRCLEEARRDCDDAGYENLPDFIVQGLEEKRKNMTSYIATYCGTNGGDVRGVSVTATVGWALLLSAFLSRQ